The uncultured Trichococcus sp. DNA segment CAGGATGCTTTGATCGCTTTCGGCAGTCATCCGCAGCTGCCAGTTGAAAGAAGATAAAAACCAAATGAAGCTGGAACTGAGAAAAATGACAGTTCCCGCATTTTTGACGAAGGCCAAACAACGGGCCCATACTGCACGGAAAATGCTTTTCCATTGCGGCCAGTGATACATCGGCAACTCCATGACGAAAGGTGATGCTTCCCCGGAAAAGATGGCTGTCTTACGCAGCAGCACGCCGGAAAAGATGACGGTCGCAATCCCCAACAAGTACATCGACAAAGCAACCCAAGATGCACCGCCGAAGATGGCATTGGCGATCAGGGCGATGACCGGCAGTTTCGCACCGCAAGGGATGAAGGAAGTGGTCAGAATCGTCATACGACGGTCCTGCAGATTTTCGATCGTGCGGGAAGCCTGGATACCCGGGACCGAGCATCCGGAACCGATCAGCAACGGAATGAAAGATTTACCCGAAAGACCGAAGCCGCGGAATACCCTGTCCATCACGAAGGCGACCCGGGCCATATAGCCGCTGTCCTCCAGCAAGGTAAGACAGAAGAACAAGGCGGCCATCTGCGGCAGGAACCCCAGAACTGCACCCACCCCTCCGATGGCACCATCTATCACAAGGCTGCTGACAGCCGGATGGATGTCGATGCTGTCGAAGAAACTTTGTACAGCATCTGGCACGATGCTTCCGAACAACACATCGTTTACCCAATCAGTCCCCCACGTCCCCACAGTTGTGATGGCGAAGTAGTAGACCGCATACATGATCAGGACGAAAATCGGCAACCCAAGCCAGCGGTTCGTTACGATGTGATCGATTATGACTGAGAAAGAAGCTTTTTCGCTATTTTTCACAAGAACTTGGCGCGTAATAGTTGTCACGAATTTATAACGTTCGTTGATCAGGATCGCCTCGGAATCGTCGTCCAATTCCTCCTCATAACGGCTGAGCAGTCCTTCCATAACAGCCTGGCTTTCCTCAGAAATTGCAAGTTTTCCAGAAGTTTGTCCGTCCCTTTCAAAAAGCTTGATGCTGTAGTAACAACGCAATTTTTTTGGAACCAGCGGAGCAATCATTTCTTCAATCGTATCCAGAATGCTTTCCACGACGATGCTGTATGCGATCGGTTCGGCGACAGCGATCGGTTCAGTGATCGCCTTGTACAGCTGTTCCAAGCCGCTTTCCTTCAGCGCGGAAATCGTTACGAACGGCAGACCGAATGCGCGCGACAGGCCGGCAACGTCCAGTTGATCGCCCCTTTTTTCGACGATATCCATCATGTTCAGGACGACGACGATCGGCAGCTGCAATTCCATCAATTGCGTCGTCAAGTAAAGGTTCCGCTCCAGGTTAGAGGCATCGACGATGTTGATGATCAGATCCGGCGCACCCAGCGTCAGATAATCGCGCGTGACGATTTCCTCGATCGTGTAAGGGGACAACGAATAGATGCCCGGCAGATCGATGACCTGCGTCTCACCGTCGTGCAGCAGCGTGCCGGCTTTCTGTTCGACCGTAACCCCCGGCCAGTTGCCGACGCGTTGGGTGGAACCTGTCAAATGGTTGAATAGAGTCGTTTTCCCGCTGTTGGGATTTCCGACCAGCGCTATGGTTTTCCCCATCATTTTCCCTCCCCGAACGTAACTTCGATCATCTCGGCATCTTTTTTGCGTATCGATAATTCATATCCGCGCACCATCACTTGGATCGGATCGCCTAATGGAGCGACTTTTCTGACATAAATGGCAGTGCCTTTCGTGATCCCCATATCCATAAGTCTTCTGCGGGTAGCGCCTTGTCCTGTTATCTTGTTCACAATTGCAGTAACACCAATCGGCAAGTCCCTTACATTCGTCAAAATCATCCCCTCCATTCCTTCACTAATAATAATTTCCCGACACTAATTGAGAACCATTCTCATTAAGTCATAGCTTAAGGCATAGACTCTTTCAGGTCAAGAAAATTCGTGCATTTTTACTTATTTTTTTTCATCAGAAATGCGCGGGTGCCCCCCGTCGGAAAAGGTGCGCCAAAATAAAAAGGCACGGAAGAAGTAAACTTCTCCCGTGCTTGTGAAATATTGTCTGTTTTCAGCGACGATATTTATCATAATTGTTGCGGCTGATGCTCGATACTTCCAAAACGGCTTTGATCACGACAGCAAGCACTGCGCCGAGAACGGCTCCGATCGGCCCGAACAAGAGGATGCAGACGACTGTCGCCAGAAACGTGTACAGCGGGCGGATGCCGATTTCCTTACCCGTGATGAACGGTTCGGCAATCTGACGGACGACCACCAAAATGACATACAGCAGTCCGATTTGCCAAGCCAACGTTGTGTTCCCCAGCAGCAGATGGATCACCGCCCAAGGGATCATCACCATCCCGCTCCCCAGAATCGGGATCAGGTCGAACACTGCGATGCCGAGTGCCTTCAGGAACCAAAAATCGATGCCGAAGTACAGGAACCCGAGGCACAACAGGACAAAGCTGATGACAGCAAGCTTGATGGCCGATATGATGTACCCCTTCAAGCCCTTTCCGGTTGCGTTGATGATTTCTTTGATATAGTAGCTGATCGTATCCAATGCGATCCCTCGCTTTCTCTTGATGAATTCAGTATACACGCCT contains these protein-coding regions:
- the feoB gene encoding ferrous iron transport protein B; the encoded protein is MGKTIALVGNPNSGKTTLFNHLTGSTQRVGNWPGVTVEQKAGTLLHDGETQVIDLPGIYSLSPYTIEEIVTRDYLTLGAPDLIINIVDASNLERNLYLTTQLMELQLPIVVVLNMMDIVEKRGDQLDVAGLSRAFGLPFVTISALKESGLEQLYKAITEPIAVAEPIAYSIVVESILDTIEEMIAPLVPKKLRCYYSIKLFERDGQTSGKLAISEESQAVMEGLLSRYEEELDDDSEAILINERYKFVTTITRQVLVKNSEKASFSVIIDHIVTNRWLGLPIFVLIMYAVYYFAITTVGTWGTDWVNDVLFGSIVPDAVQSFFDSIDIHPAVSSLVIDGAIGGVGAVLGFLPQMAALFFCLTLLEDSGYMARVAFVMDRVFRGFGLSGKSFIPLLIGSGCSVPGIQASRTIENLQDRRMTILTTSFIPCGAKLPVIALIANAIFGGASWVALSMYLLGIATVIFSGVLLRKTAIFSGEASPFVMELPMYHWPQWKSIFRAVWARCLAFVKNAGTVIFLSSSFIWFLSSFNWQLRMTAESDQSILAKIGSAVAVFFAPLGFGSWQATVATIQGLIAKENVVGTFGVLMNTTGSEVEVAAAFSTLFNPVSAVSFLVFNMICMPCFAAVGAMRTEFGSTKWTLFGVLYQTTLAYVLAFIINQLGSVIVLGAPFGVGSSIAAAATAILVFLVVRPAPKKASPMWGSLAKPMIK
- a CDS encoding ferrous iron transport protein A, with translation MTNVRDLPIGVTAIVNKITGQGATRRRLMDMGITKGTAIYVRKVAPLGDPIQVMVRGYELSIRKKDAEMIEVTFGEGK
- a CDS encoding AI-2E family transporter, which translates into the protein MYTEFIKRKRGIALDTISYYIKEIINATGKGLKGYIISAIKLAVISFVLLCLGFLYFGIDFWFLKALGIAVFDLIPILGSGMVMIPWAVIHLLLGNTTLAWQIGLLYVILVVVRQIAEPFITGKEIGIRPLYTFLATVVCILLFGPIGAVLGAVLAVVIKAVLEVSSISRNNYDKYRR